In the Malaya genurostris strain Urasoe2022 chromosome 1, Malgen_1.1, whole genome shotgun sequence genome, one interval contains:
- the LOC131440207 gene encoding sodium-coupled monocarboxylate transporter 1 isoform X3 — protein sequence MMSRGFMDLLWDYAVFVVFIIFSTLVPLWGRFFGKKERTKADYVFGVGTISMGAMMLSIARGTLGVRSFLGYPSELFYRGSAMWETLYGMVTAYPIVCFVFIPVYFNLGVTSVYQYLDLRFNSRLVRCLASGTYIIRSLLNLGVTVYTPTVALNTVIGIPYWVSLVAISVISIVFNLLGGLKAAITADVIQGVTMILISVGIIIQSMVTVGGFDKIFTIPADNGRMNFFNFTGDFTVRVDTTSAWLGQLFMSLSIFGCQQNFVQRYLSMSSFKDVRRTLLSNIPVVIALFSLAWIVGMGVFSVYADCDPMAAGYTNKMDEILAFFVEDKFSYFPGVMGIFMASLFNGALSLNVSNLNSLATVTWEDFLSQLPRFKGINDKQQLNIIKFIGSVYGIMVMGVGFTVGLLSGVIESSMLMTSATSGPLLGVFLLAMLVPVANWKGAACGMVVSHCVTLWITFGSLTVDKQTVLLPTSIEGCTNETFSSGILKPSKSWLLANTPLEVESDFSYLDSAGDAAVSNSVRFPENLYSVSYMYYSLIGTFITVLIGTVVSYITSHRDDAYDHKLLHPAIYRLSRLFPGKERRYVNNSDIRPKVRVQAKLPVDKLEQDNPAFDCRGEGETRPGVFIVNITHSDKVAEIHRAPTETYRKLDDNLIEVRS from the exons ATGTCGCGTGGTTTCATGGATCTGTTGTGGGATTATGCCGTCTTTGTGGTGTTCATAATCTTCTCGACATTGGTGCCGCTTTGGGGTCGCTTTTTCGGCAAGAAGGAACGTACCAAGGCCGACTATGTGTTTGGAGTCGGTACCATATCGATGGGTGCTATGATGCTCTCGATAGCACGAGGAACACTCGGAGTGCGCTCATTCCTGGGCTATCCAAGTGAGCTGTTCTATCGTGGATCGGCGATGTGGGAGACTCTGTACGGCATGGTGACTGCCTATCCCATTGTGTGCTTTGTTTTTATTCCGGTTTACTTCAACCTCGGCGTGACGTCCGTTTATCAATATCTGGATTTAAG GTTCAATAGCCGTTTAGTTCGTTGTTTGGCATCGGGAACTTACATAATTCGCTCTTTGCTGAACTTGGGCGTAACCGTCTACACTCCAACCGTTGCTCTGAATACCGTGATAGGAATTCCTTACTGGGTTTCGTTGGTTGCCATTTCAGTAATTAGTATAGTGTTTAATCTACTTGGAGGACTTAAAGCCGCCATCACCGCTGATGTTATCCAGGGAGTGACCATGATTCTGATATCCGTTGGAATCATTATTCAGTCCATGGTAACAGTGGGAGGATTTGACAAAATTTTCACAATCCCAGCAGATAATG GTCGAATGAACTTTTTCAACTTTACCGGCGATTTCACAGTTCGTGTAGACACAACATCGGCTTGGTTGGGACAACTGTTCATGTCGCTAAGCATTTTCGGATGTCAACAGAACTTTGTACAACGCTATCTGAGTATGAGCTCATTTAAGGATGTTCGCCGAACACTGCTGAGTAACATTCCGGTAGTAATCGCACTGTTCTCGCTAGCCTGGATCGTTGGCATGGGCGTATTTTCGGTCTACGCCGACTGTGATCCAATGGCAGCAGGATATACCAACAAGATGGACGAAATACTGGCCTTCTTTGTCGAAGATAAGTTTTCGTACTTTCCCGGGGTCATGGGAATCTTTATGGCATCGCTTTTTAATGGAGCACTCAGCTTGAACGTATCGAATTTAAACTCATTGGCCACCGTGACTTGGGAGGACTTCCTATCACAACTTCCACGGTTCAAGGGAATTAATGACAAACAACAGTTGAATATAATCAAATTCATTGGCTCAGTTTATGGAATTATGGTTATGGGCGTTGGTTTCACTGTCGGGCTACTTTCTGGTGTAATCGAGAGCAGTATGTTGATGACTTCAGCCACATCTGGACCGCTGCTGGGTGTGTTTCTACTGGCCATGTTGGTCCCAGTGGCTAATTGGAAAGGAGCTGCATGCGGAATGGTTGTCTCGCACTGTGTTACCTTATGGATCACTTTTGGAAGTTTGACTGTCGATAAGCAAACGGTGCTACTGCCCACTTCTATCGAG GGCTGCACAAACGAAACCTTCTCATCAGGGATTCTGAAGCCTTCCAAATCATGGCTGCTGGCCAATACCCCACTGGAAGTTGAATCAGATTTCTCCTATCTGGATTCTGCGGGAGATGCTGCTGTGTCTAACTCAGTGCGATTTCCAGaaaatttgtactctgtatcTTACATGTATTACAGTTTGATTGGGACTTTCATAACAGTTCTCATCGGAACTGTTGTCAGCTACATCACCAGTCACCGAGACGATGCATACGATCATAAACTGCTCCATCCAGCGATTTATCGTCTGAGTCGTCTGTTTCCCGGTAAAGAGCGACGTTACGTAAACAATTCCGACATCCGGCCGAAGGTTCGCGTTCAGGCTAAATTGCCGGTAGACAAGCTGGAACAGGACAATCCGGCCTTCGATTGCCGTGGTGAGGGTGAAACTAGACCCGGAGTATTTATTGTTAATATCACTCACAGTGACAAGGTGGCCGAAATCCACAGAGCTCCGACTGAAACGTATCGGAAATTGGATGATAATCTGATTGAGGTGAGGTCGTGA
- the LOC131440207 gene encoding sodium-coupled monocarboxylate transporter 1 isoform X1: MNEEAEQIFSPYYRSVSKCYIMSRGFMDLLWDYAVFVVFIIFSTLVPLWGRFFGKKERTKADYVFGVGTISMGAMMLSIARGTLGVRSFLGYPSELFYRGSAMWETLYGMVTAYPIVCFVFIPVYFNLGVTSVYQYLDLRFNSRLVRCLASGTYIIRSLLNLGVTVYTPTVALNTVIGIPYWVSLVAISVISIVFNLLGGLKAAITADVIQGVTMILISVGIIIQSMVTVGGFDKIFTIPADNGRMNFFNFTGDFTVRVDTTSAWLGQLFMSLSIFGCQQNFVQRYLSMSSFKDVRRTLLSNIPVVIALFSLAWIVGMGVFSVYADCDPMAAGYTNKMDEILAFFVEDKFSYFPGVMGIFMASLFNGALSLNVSNLNSLATVTWEDFLSQLPRFKGINDKQQLNIIKFIGSVYGIMVMGVGFTVGLLSGVIESSMLMTSATSGPLLGVFLLAMLVPVANWKGAACGMVVSHCVTLWITFGSLTVDKQTVLLPTSIEGCTNETFSSGILKPSKSWLLANTPLEVESDFSYLDSAGDAAVSNSVRFPENLYSVSYMYYSLIGTFITVLIGTVVSYITSHRDDAYDHKLLHPAIYRLSRLFPGKERRYVNNSDIRPKVRVQAKLPVDKLEQDNPAFDCRGEGETRPGVFIVNITHSDKVAEIHRAPTETYRKLDDNLIEVRS; this comes from the exons ATGAATGAAGAAGCTGAACAGATTTTTTCTCCATATTATAGATCTGTTTCAAAATGTTATATT ATGTCGCGTGGTTTCATGGATCTGTTGTGGGATTATGCCGTCTTTGTGGTGTTCATAATCTTCTCGACATTGGTGCCGCTTTGGGGTCGCTTTTTCGGCAAGAAGGAACGTACCAAGGCCGACTATGTGTTTGGAGTCGGTACCATATCGATGGGTGCTATGATGCTCTCGATAGCACGAGGAACACTCGGAGTGCGCTCATTCCTGGGCTATCCAAGTGAGCTGTTCTATCGTGGATCGGCGATGTGGGAGACTCTGTACGGCATGGTGACTGCCTATCCCATTGTGTGCTTTGTTTTTATTCCGGTTTACTTCAACCTCGGCGTGACGTCCGTTTATCAATATCTGGATTTAAG GTTCAATAGCCGTTTAGTTCGTTGTTTGGCATCGGGAACTTACATAATTCGCTCTTTGCTGAACTTGGGCGTAACCGTCTACACTCCAACCGTTGCTCTGAATACCGTGATAGGAATTCCTTACTGGGTTTCGTTGGTTGCCATTTCAGTAATTAGTATAGTGTTTAATCTACTTGGAGGACTTAAAGCCGCCATCACCGCTGATGTTATCCAGGGAGTGACCATGATTCTGATATCCGTTGGAATCATTATTCAGTCCATGGTAACAGTGGGAGGATTTGACAAAATTTTCACAATCCCAGCAGATAATG GTCGAATGAACTTTTTCAACTTTACCGGCGATTTCACAGTTCGTGTAGACACAACATCGGCTTGGTTGGGACAACTGTTCATGTCGCTAAGCATTTTCGGATGTCAACAGAACTTTGTACAACGCTATCTGAGTATGAGCTCATTTAAGGATGTTCGCCGAACACTGCTGAGTAACATTCCGGTAGTAATCGCACTGTTCTCGCTAGCCTGGATCGTTGGCATGGGCGTATTTTCGGTCTACGCCGACTGTGATCCAATGGCAGCAGGATATACCAACAAGATGGACGAAATACTGGCCTTCTTTGTCGAAGATAAGTTTTCGTACTTTCCCGGGGTCATGGGAATCTTTATGGCATCGCTTTTTAATGGAGCACTCAGCTTGAACGTATCGAATTTAAACTCATTGGCCACCGTGACTTGGGAGGACTTCCTATCACAACTTCCACGGTTCAAGGGAATTAATGACAAACAACAGTTGAATATAATCAAATTCATTGGCTCAGTTTATGGAATTATGGTTATGGGCGTTGGTTTCACTGTCGGGCTACTTTCTGGTGTAATCGAGAGCAGTATGTTGATGACTTCAGCCACATCTGGACCGCTGCTGGGTGTGTTTCTACTGGCCATGTTGGTCCCAGTGGCTAATTGGAAAGGAGCTGCATGCGGAATGGTTGTCTCGCACTGTGTTACCTTATGGATCACTTTTGGAAGTTTGACTGTCGATAAGCAAACGGTGCTACTGCCCACTTCTATCGAG GGCTGCACAAACGAAACCTTCTCATCAGGGATTCTGAAGCCTTCCAAATCATGGCTGCTGGCCAATACCCCACTGGAAGTTGAATCAGATTTCTCCTATCTGGATTCTGCGGGAGATGCTGCTGTGTCTAACTCAGTGCGATTTCCAGaaaatttgtactctgtatcTTACATGTATTACAGTTTGATTGGGACTTTCATAACAGTTCTCATCGGAACTGTTGTCAGCTACATCACCAGTCACCGAGACGATGCATACGATCATAAACTGCTCCATCCAGCGATTTATCGTCTGAGTCGTCTGTTTCCCGGTAAAGAGCGACGTTACGTAAACAATTCCGACATCCGGCCGAAGGTTCGCGTTCAGGCTAAATTGCCGGTAGACAAGCTGGAACAGGACAATCCGGCCTTCGATTGCCGTGGTGAGGGTGAAACTAGACCCGGAGTATTTATTGTTAATATCACTCACAGTGACAAGGTGGCCGAAATCCACAGAGCTCCGACTGAAACGTATCGGAAATTGGATGATAATCTGATTGAGGTGAGGTCGTGA
- the LOC131440207 gene encoding sodium-coupled monocarboxylate transporter 1 isoform X4, translated as MSRGFMDLLWDYAVFVVFIIFSTLVPLWGRFFGKKERTKADYVFGVGTISMGAMMLSIARGTLGVRSFLGYPSELFYRGSAMWETLYGMVTAYPIVCFVFIPVYFNLGVTSVYQYLDLRFNSRLVRCLASGTYIIRSLLNLGVTVYTPTVALNTVIGIPYWVSLVAISVISIVFNLLGGLKAAITADVIQGVTMILISVGIIIQSMVTVGGFDKIFTIPADNGRMNFFNFTGDFTVRVDTTSAWLGQLFMSLSIFGCQQNFVQRYLSMSSFKDVRRTLLSNIPVVIALFSLAWIVGMGVFSVYADCDPMAAGYTNKMDEILAFFVEDKFSYFPGVMGIFMASLFNGALSLNVSNLNSLATVTWEDFLSQLPRFKGINDKQQLNIIKFIGSVYGIMVMGVGFTVGLLSGVIESSMLMTSATSGPLLGVFLLAMLVPVANWKGAACGMVVSHCVTLWITFGSLTVDKQTVLLPTSIEGCTNETFSSGILKPSKSWLLANTPLEVESDFSYLDSAGDAAVSNSVRFPENLYSVSYMYYSLIGTFITVLIGTVVSYITSHRDDAYDHKLLHPAIYRLSRLFPGKERRYVNNSDIRPKVRVQAKLPVDKLEQDNPAFDCRGEGETRPGVFIVNITHSDKVAEIHRAPTETYRKLDDNLIEVRS; from the exons ATGTCGCGTGGTTTCATGGATCTGTTGTGGGATTATGCCGTCTTTGTGGTGTTCATAATCTTCTCGACATTGGTGCCGCTTTGGGGTCGCTTTTTCGGCAAGAAGGAACGTACCAAGGCCGACTATGTGTTTGGAGTCGGTACCATATCGATGGGTGCTATGATGCTCTCGATAGCACGAGGAACACTCGGAGTGCGCTCATTCCTGGGCTATCCAAGTGAGCTGTTCTATCGTGGATCGGCGATGTGGGAGACTCTGTACGGCATGGTGACTGCCTATCCCATTGTGTGCTTTGTTTTTATTCCGGTTTACTTCAACCTCGGCGTGACGTCCGTTTATCAATATCTGGATTTAAG GTTCAATAGCCGTTTAGTTCGTTGTTTGGCATCGGGAACTTACATAATTCGCTCTTTGCTGAACTTGGGCGTAACCGTCTACACTCCAACCGTTGCTCTGAATACCGTGATAGGAATTCCTTACTGGGTTTCGTTGGTTGCCATTTCAGTAATTAGTATAGTGTTTAATCTACTTGGAGGACTTAAAGCCGCCATCACCGCTGATGTTATCCAGGGAGTGACCATGATTCTGATATCCGTTGGAATCATTATTCAGTCCATGGTAACAGTGGGAGGATTTGACAAAATTTTCACAATCCCAGCAGATAATG GTCGAATGAACTTTTTCAACTTTACCGGCGATTTCACAGTTCGTGTAGACACAACATCGGCTTGGTTGGGACAACTGTTCATGTCGCTAAGCATTTTCGGATGTCAACAGAACTTTGTACAACGCTATCTGAGTATGAGCTCATTTAAGGATGTTCGCCGAACACTGCTGAGTAACATTCCGGTAGTAATCGCACTGTTCTCGCTAGCCTGGATCGTTGGCATGGGCGTATTTTCGGTCTACGCCGACTGTGATCCAATGGCAGCAGGATATACCAACAAGATGGACGAAATACTGGCCTTCTTTGTCGAAGATAAGTTTTCGTACTTTCCCGGGGTCATGGGAATCTTTATGGCATCGCTTTTTAATGGAGCACTCAGCTTGAACGTATCGAATTTAAACTCATTGGCCACCGTGACTTGGGAGGACTTCCTATCACAACTTCCACGGTTCAAGGGAATTAATGACAAACAACAGTTGAATATAATCAAATTCATTGGCTCAGTTTATGGAATTATGGTTATGGGCGTTGGTTTCACTGTCGGGCTACTTTCTGGTGTAATCGAGAGCAGTATGTTGATGACTTCAGCCACATCTGGACCGCTGCTGGGTGTGTTTCTACTGGCCATGTTGGTCCCAGTGGCTAATTGGAAAGGAGCTGCATGCGGAATGGTTGTCTCGCACTGTGTTACCTTATGGATCACTTTTGGAAGTTTGACTGTCGATAAGCAAACGGTGCTACTGCCCACTTCTATCGAG GGCTGCACAAACGAAACCTTCTCATCAGGGATTCTGAAGCCTTCCAAATCATGGCTGCTGGCCAATACCCCACTGGAAGTTGAATCAGATTTCTCCTATCTGGATTCTGCGGGAGATGCTGCTGTGTCTAACTCAGTGCGATTTCCAGaaaatttgtactctgtatcTTACATGTATTACAGTTTGATTGGGACTTTCATAACAGTTCTCATCGGAACTGTTGTCAGCTACATCACCAGTCACCGAGACGATGCATACGATCATAAACTGCTCCATCCAGCGATTTATCGTCTGAGTCGTCTGTTTCCCGGTAAAGAGCGACGTTACGTAAACAATTCCGACATCCGGCCGAAGGTTCGCGTTCAGGCTAAATTGCCGGTAGACAAGCTGGAACAGGACAATCCGGCCTTCGATTGCCGTGGTGAGGGTGAAACTAGACCCGGAGTATTTATTGTTAATATCACTCACAGTGACAAGGTGGCCGAAATCCACAGAGCTCCGACTGAAACGTATCGGAAATTGGATGATAATCTGATTGAGGTGAGGTCGTGA
- the LOC131440207 gene encoding sodium-coupled monocarboxylate transporter 1 isoform X2 gives MRTFMSRGFMDLLWDYAVFVVFIIFSTLVPLWGRFFGKKERTKADYVFGVGTISMGAMMLSIARGTLGVRSFLGYPSELFYRGSAMWETLYGMVTAYPIVCFVFIPVYFNLGVTSVYQYLDLRFNSRLVRCLASGTYIIRSLLNLGVTVYTPTVALNTVIGIPYWVSLVAISVISIVFNLLGGLKAAITADVIQGVTMILISVGIIIQSMVTVGGFDKIFTIPADNGRMNFFNFTGDFTVRVDTTSAWLGQLFMSLSIFGCQQNFVQRYLSMSSFKDVRRTLLSNIPVVIALFSLAWIVGMGVFSVYADCDPMAAGYTNKMDEILAFFVEDKFSYFPGVMGIFMASLFNGALSLNVSNLNSLATVTWEDFLSQLPRFKGINDKQQLNIIKFIGSVYGIMVMGVGFTVGLLSGVIESSMLMTSATSGPLLGVFLLAMLVPVANWKGAACGMVVSHCVTLWITFGSLTVDKQTVLLPTSIEGCTNETFSSGILKPSKSWLLANTPLEVESDFSYLDSAGDAAVSNSVRFPENLYSVSYMYYSLIGTFITVLIGTVVSYITSHRDDAYDHKLLHPAIYRLSRLFPGKERRYVNNSDIRPKVRVQAKLPVDKLEQDNPAFDCRGEGETRPGVFIVNITHSDKVAEIHRAPTETYRKLDDNLIEVRS, from the exons ATGAGGACGTTT ATGTCGCGTGGTTTCATGGATCTGTTGTGGGATTATGCCGTCTTTGTGGTGTTCATAATCTTCTCGACATTGGTGCCGCTTTGGGGTCGCTTTTTCGGCAAGAAGGAACGTACCAAGGCCGACTATGTGTTTGGAGTCGGTACCATATCGATGGGTGCTATGATGCTCTCGATAGCACGAGGAACACTCGGAGTGCGCTCATTCCTGGGCTATCCAAGTGAGCTGTTCTATCGTGGATCGGCGATGTGGGAGACTCTGTACGGCATGGTGACTGCCTATCCCATTGTGTGCTTTGTTTTTATTCCGGTTTACTTCAACCTCGGCGTGACGTCCGTTTATCAATATCTGGATTTAAG GTTCAATAGCCGTTTAGTTCGTTGTTTGGCATCGGGAACTTACATAATTCGCTCTTTGCTGAACTTGGGCGTAACCGTCTACACTCCAACCGTTGCTCTGAATACCGTGATAGGAATTCCTTACTGGGTTTCGTTGGTTGCCATTTCAGTAATTAGTATAGTGTTTAATCTACTTGGAGGACTTAAAGCCGCCATCACCGCTGATGTTATCCAGGGAGTGACCATGATTCTGATATCCGTTGGAATCATTATTCAGTCCATGGTAACAGTGGGAGGATTTGACAAAATTTTCACAATCCCAGCAGATAATG GTCGAATGAACTTTTTCAACTTTACCGGCGATTTCACAGTTCGTGTAGACACAACATCGGCTTGGTTGGGACAACTGTTCATGTCGCTAAGCATTTTCGGATGTCAACAGAACTTTGTACAACGCTATCTGAGTATGAGCTCATTTAAGGATGTTCGCCGAACACTGCTGAGTAACATTCCGGTAGTAATCGCACTGTTCTCGCTAGCCTGGATCGTTGGCATGGGCGTATTTTCGGTCTACGCCGACTGTGATCCAATGGCAGCAGGATATACCAACAAGATGGACGAAATACTGGCCTTCTTTGTCGAAGATAAGTTTTCGTACTTTCCCGGGGTCATGGGAATCTTTATGGCATCGCTTTTTAATGGAGCACTCAGCTTGAACGTATCGAATTTAAACTCATTGGCCACCGTGACTTGGGAGGACTTCCTATCACAACTTCCACGGTTCAAGGGAATTAATGACAAACAACAGTTGAATATAATCAAATTCATTGGCTCAGTTTATGGAATTATGGTTATGGGCGTTGGTTTCACTGTCGGGCTACTTTCTGGTGTAATCGAGAGCAGTATGTTGATGACTTCAGCCACATCTGGACCGCTGCTGGGTGTGTTTCTACTGGCCATGTTGGTCCCAGTGGCTAATTGGAAAGGAGCTGCATGCGGAATGGTTGTCTCGCACTGTGTTACCTTATGGATCACTTTTGGAAGTTTGACTGTCGATAAGCAAACGGTGCTACTGCCCACTTCTATCGAG GGCTGCACAAACGAAACCTTCTCATCAGGGATTCTGAAGCCTTCCAAATCATGGCTGCTGGCCAATACCCCACTGGAAGTTGAATCAGATTTCTCCTATCTGGATTCTGCGGGAGATGCTGCTGTGTCTAACTCAGTGCGATTTCCAGaaaatttgtactctgtatcTTACATGTATTACAGTTTGATTGGGACTTTCATAACAGTTCTCATCGGAACTGTTGTCAGCTACATCACCAGTCACCGAGACGATGCATACGATCATAAACTGCTCCATCCAGCGATTTATCGTCTGAGTCGTCTGTTTCCCGGTAAAGAGCGACGTTACGTAAACAATTCCGACATCCGGCCGAAGGTTCGCGTTCAGGCTAAATTGCCGGTAGACAAGCTGGAACAGGACAATCCGGCCTTCGATTGCCGTGGTGAGGGTGAAACTAGACCCGGAGTATTTATTGTTAATATCACTCACAGTGACAAGGTGGCCGAAATCCACAGAGCTCCGACTGAAACGTATCGGAAATTGGATGATAATCTGATTGAGGTGAGGTCGTGA